One window of Nocardia sp. NBC_00508 genomic DNA carries:
- a CDS encoding DNA-directed RNA polymerase subunit beta, whose protein sequence is MDQTALADTPTARCAYYRRTCDLPAGVHPEIGRIIVRAGLVGAITMPAALGQKVRDDLTAHRTGLGPIISHVRSERWTFLTRPDLPDDVRLFAEMFRLNVSIVPSGGEIALPSPADVKGRYRNWIVAPRNGFRPYGSSIVDTVRSCAKAGKR, encoded by the coding sequence ATGGACCAAACGGCGTTGGCGGATACCCCGACCGCCCGATGCGCCTACTATCGACGCACTTGCGACCTGCCCGCCGGAGTCCATCCGGAGATCGGCCGAATCATCGTCCGCGCCGGATTGGTCGGCGCGATCACGATGCCCGCCGCGCTCGGACAAAAGGTCCGCGATGATCTCACCGCCCACCGAACCGGGCTGGGTCCGATCATCTCTCACGTACGGTCCGAACGGTGGACCTTCCTGACCCGTCCGGATCTGCCCGACGACGTCCGGTTGTTCGCCGAGATGTTCCGTCTCAACGTCTCGATCGTGCCCAGCGGCGGCGAGATCGCGTTGCCATCGCCCGCCGATGTCAAGGGCCGCTATCGGAACTGGATCGTGGCCCCACGCAACGGTTTCCGCCCCTACGGCTCATCCATCGTCGACACCGTCCGGTCCTGCGCGAAAGCAGGGAAGCGATGA
- a CDS encoding DUF4254 domain-containing protein → MNTGALPAKHQVLQACRGELQEGNPMLRCAHELTALHERRLSAGCESMDEIDALRASLVRDIDRWITVQLPPAHGAAHVHTETMGAVIDRMAKFTAHAYAALASASEWDLWDAWQRLAELAVGYDDLAAEVSAGVRRLPGAS, encoded by the coding sequence ATGAACACCGGGGCCCTGCCCGCAAAACATCAGGTGCTGCAAGCCTGCCGCGGTGAACTCCAAGAAGGCAACCCGATGCTGCGCTGCGCACACGAGCTCACCGCGCTGCACGAGCGCAGACTCAGCGCGGGATGCGAGTCGATGGACGAGATCGATGCGCTGCGCGCGAGCCTGGTTCGCGATATCGATCGCTGGATCACCGTTCAGCTGCCACCCGCGCACGGCGCGGCGCATGTGCACACCGAGACCATGGGTGCCGTGATCGACCGCATGGCCAAGTTCACCGCGCACGCCTATGCGGCGCTGGCCAGCGCCTCGGAATGGGATCTGTGGGACGCCTGGCAGCGCTTGGCCGAACTGGCCGTCGGCTACGACGACTTGGCCGCCGAGGTCAGCGCGGGCGTCCGCAGATTGCCCGGCGCCTCGTAG
- the map gene encoding type I methionyl aminopeptidase, translated as MVFHRKKKVVPFRTAGELDAMAAAGAIVGRALVAVRAAAKPGVSTLELDEVAEQVIRDAGAVPSFKGYHGFPASICASVNDRVVHGIPTGEEILAEGDLVSIDCGAILDGWHGDSAWTFGVGTIIEADRLLSEATRLSMEAGIEAMLPGNRLTDVSHAIELGTRAAEKQHGRAYGIVDGYGGHAIGREMHLDPFLANEGEPGKGPKLVVGSVLAIEPMLTLGTTQTKVLDDDWTVVTTDGSRAAHWEHTVAVTDDGPRILTLRPE; from the coding sequence ATGGTCTTCCACCGCAAGAAGAAGGTCGTGCCGTTCCGGACAGCCGGTGAACTGGATGCCATGGCGGCGGCCGGCGCGATCGTCGGTCGCGCCCTGGTCGCCGTGCGGGCGGCCGCCAAGCCCGGGGTGTCCACTCTGGAGCTGGACGAGGTCGCCGAGCAGGTGATCCGTGACGCGGGCGCGGTGCCGTCGTTCAAGGGCTACCACGGTTTCCCCGCGTCCATCTGCGCCTCGGTCAACGATCGTGTGGTGCACGGAATCCCGACCGGCGAGGAGATCCTCGCCGAGGGTGACCTGGTCTCCATCGACTGCGGGGCGATCCTCGACGGCTGGCACGGTGACTCGGCTTGGACCTTCGGTGTCGGCACGATCATCGAGGCCGATCGGTTGCTCAGCGAGGCCACCAGGTTGTCGATGGAGGCCGGTATCGAGGCAATGCTGCCCGGTAACCGGCTGACCGACGTCTCGCACGCCATCGAACTGGGCACCCGCGCGGCGGAGAAGCAACACGGACGGGCCTACGGCATCGTCGACGGCTACGGTGGGCACGCCATCGGGCGGGAGATGCACCTCGATCCTTTCCTCGCCAACGAAGGTGAGCCGGGCAAGGGCCCGAAGCTGGTGGTGGGGTCGGTTCTCGCGATCGAGCCGATGCTTACGCTCGGCACCACCCAGACCAAGGTGCTCGATGACGACTGGACCGTGGTGACCACCGACGGCAGTCGTGCGGCACATTGGGAGCACACTGTCGCCGTCACCGATGACGGCCCGCGGATCTTGACCCTGCGTCCGGAGTAG
- a CDS encoding adenylate kinase, protein MRVVLLGPPGAGKGTQAVLLSEKLGVPHISTGDLFRANISQQTPLGREAQKYMDAGDLVPSDVTNRMVEARVNEPDAANGFVLDGYPRTVDQADALEKILKDMDTKLDAVLCFVVPEDTVVGRMLSRGRADDNEDVIRNRLRVYREETEPLLEHYDGLVVSVDGVGDVDDVNARALRALGH, encoded by the coding sequence GTGAGAGTTGTACTGCTCGGTCCGCCGGGCGCCGGCAAAGGCACCCAGGCTGTCCTGCTGTCGGAGAAGCTGGGCGTTCCGCACATCTCCACCGGGGACCTGTTCCGTGCGAATATCAGCCAGCAGACCCCACTGGGTCGCGAGGCGCAGAAGTACATGGATGCCGGCGACTTGGTGCCCAGCGACGTGACCAACCGGATGGTCGAAGCCCGGGTCAACGAGCCCGACGCCGCGAACGGTTTCGTGCTCGACGGCTACCCGCGCACGGTGGACCAGGCCGACGCGCTGGAGAAGATCCTCAAGGACATGGACACCAAGCTCGACGCGGTGCTGTGCTTCGTGGTGCCGGAGGACACGGTGGTCGGGCGGATGCTCTCCCGCGGTCGCGCCGACGACAACGAGGACGTGATCCGCAACCGGCTCCGGGTGTACCGCGAGGAGACCGAGCCCCTGCTCGAGCACTACGACGGCCTGGTCGTCTCGGTGGACGGCGTCGGCGATGTCGACGACGTCAACGCCCGCGCACTGCGTGCGCTCGGCCACTGA